The Agrobacterium tumefaciens genome contains the following window.
GCGTCGTTGAAGGTGTAGGCAAAGCTCGCACCATCGTTGATCGCACCCTGTACGCGACCGCCCCAGGTGATGATCATGTCCACTTCGCCGTCCTTGATCAGCTGCGCTGCTTGTGCACCGCTTTCCCACCACACGGACACACTTGGCGCGAGCTCTGTCAGCTTGGCGATAGATGCCTTGCGGCCTTCTTCGGTCGAGAGAAACTCGTAAACCTTGTCACGAGGGGTCCCCAATGCCAATGCTGCGGCTTCGATCATGCCCACCGGCTGGTTCCAGAGAGCCCGCTTGCCCGGGAATTTCTTGACGTCGAAGAAGTCAGCCATCGATTTCGGGCCGTTGTCGCCGTAAGTTTTCTTGTTCCAGGCGATGAGTGTCGAGTAATTGCTGTTGGCCACGAAGTTGTCTGTGACAGAGCCCGGGGGGAAGTCAGCTTTGTTGACGACGTCAGGATCCAGCTTCTCAAGGACACCAGCGGCCTTTGCCTGCGGTTCGTCAGCAATACCAATCTGGATTATATCCCAGGTCACGGAACCAGATTCGACCTGTGCGCGGGCCTCAGCCCAATTCTGAAAAGTGTCTTGGGTGTAAGTAATATTTAGAGCTTTGGCCGCAGGCGCCCAAAGCGCCTTGTCCTGCGCTTCCTGCCATCCGCCACCCGATGACGCAATCACAACGTCAGCTGCGAAAGCGGCTGAATACGTGCCGAGAGCCAGGATGGTCGACACGGCGGCTGCGACTTGGATCAATCTTGTCTTTCTCATTTTCATTCCCCTTTGTTCATAAAGGCGCCATTCGTTTTGAGTACACTGCACACCGGGCGTCGATCGGAGAACAGCCGTCTAGACCACCAGAGCAGACGTGCTTATGCAGCTCGGCCGACGGCAGTTTTCGATTTCGCTTCAAGCTGAAATTGCGTAATCAAAGTGGTAAGGGTGTCGGCCTCTGCAGCCAGCTCAAGGCTCGCAGCTGTCACTTCCTCCACCATCGCAGCGTTCTGCTGGGCAATGTGATCAATATGGTTGATCGTTGCATTGACTTCCTGCAGCGCACCAGACTGGTCGTGGCTTGCGCGTGCAATCATTTCGACATGCTGACTGATAATGGCGGTCTGCGCGCTGATCTTCGCCAAAACCGTGCCGGTTTCCTGGACCGACTGCGAACCAGAGCCGACTTCACTCGTTGATCTGTTGATCAGATCCTTGATTTCTTGAGCAGCAGCAGCCGAGCGCTGCGCCAATTCACGGACTTCCATAGCGACGACCGCGAAGCCCTTGCCGGCTTCACCGGCACGGGCGGCTTCGATACCGGCGTTGAGCGCCAGCAAGTTGGTCTGGAAGGTGATCTCATCAATGACGCCGATAATCTGCTCGATGTGACGCGATGCGCTCTCGATGCGCTCCATTGCATCTATAGCGTTCCTGACAACGCCCGCCGAAAGGTCAGCGCTTTGCTTTGCCTCCTGAACGATCTGTTCAACATCCCTGACGCGTTCGGCTGAGGAACGGACGGTGGCTGTAATCTTGTCCACTGCCGCTGCAGTTTCTTCAAGCGAAGCTGCCTGCTGTTCAGTACGCTTGGCAAGATCTGCGGCCGATTGGGCGCCAACGGCAGAGATGCTGATAACAAAAGGGAATACGAAAAGAAGTACTTTTGCGCGGATGCTGTAACGTGACAACAATTTGTCCACTGCAGAGCAGGAAAGTGGTGCCCGTCTCGCTATAAACCCGGATATAGCGCCCGTAACCGATCTCAAACTTCTCATTCCCATCCCCTCCCTGAAAGCGAGCATCACGCTCCGCCCATATCCTGACCGAACTTTTCTCTTTGGCGGATAGCGGCCCCGGTACCCGTAGGGTCCGGGTTACCCTTCGCCGCTCAACTGAGTCTTCACTGGGTAGGCACCTGACTGATCCGGATCAGGCTTCGGTCCGCCGTAAGTGAGCGCGCATGCGCCACCTGCATCCACCCTTGCCGGACCAGCCAGGATTAGTCTGAAAAAGGCATCTCCGAAAACACCCATGGCAAGCTTCCTGTCTCGGCATTCTCACAGCCTGTCGGTTCTGGCGCGCTTGCCTTTACCGTCGTTGCAGCCACCACCGCCTTCAGACGAAGCGGTCGGTAATTGTCGATGAGATCGGGCATTTCCTTGCCCGCGTCTTTGCAAGCTTTTGTCACTCCATCTCCTGGCTGATTTCGTTGCTTCAGCTTCATCTGCTGCGGAATGTCCCGCTCAGTTTCTCTCCGGCTGCCGCCGTCGAATTCCGGCGGCAGCCAAGTTGCCTTGGGAGGCACGAACGAAGAAAGGATCAATCACCGTCTGTCGACGGCTGTGCGAGAATGGCAATCGCGCCCGGCGTCCCGGCTGCCTTTCGACGTCGCAGCGTGAATGCCATGCCAATCATGATCACCGTGCAGGTCACGCCGAGCAGCAGTGCGGAAACAGCCGCTGATTCAGGGCTGGTATTGAAGCGAATGCCTTCCCAGAGCTTTCGTGGCAGTGTCTTGACGGAAAGGTCACTCAGGAAGATCGATGCGACCGATTCATCGAATGACAGCAGCATTGCTAGAAGACCGCCGATGGCGAGGCCGGGAAGCAACAAGGGGAAGACAACGGTGCGAAAGACGCGCCATGGATTTGCACCAAGGCTTGCCGCCGCG
Protein-coding sequences here:
- a CDS encoding ABC transporter substrate-binding protein produces the protein MRKTRLIQVAAAVSTILALGTYSAAFAADVVIASSGGGWQEAQDKALWAPAAKALNITYTQDTFQNWAEARAQVESGSVTWDIIQIGIADEPQAKAAGVLEKLDPDVVNKADFPPGSVTDNFVANSNYSTLIAWNKKTYGDNGPKSMADFFDVKKFPGKRALWNQPVGMIEAAALALGTPRDKVYEFLSTEEGRKASIAKLTELAPSVSVWWESGAQAAQLIKDGEVDMIITWGGRVQGAINDGASFAYTFNDAQLGTDGYAVVKGAPHRDAAMRFLKEMSKAEYQKDLPNSFATAPANMKAYDLAKYTPEKMATMASAPENVAVQYSVDPNFWAKYAKWASEAYDNVRSR